A portion of the Juglans microcarpa x Juglans regia isolate MS1-56 chromosome 1D, Jm3101_v1.0, whole genome shotgun sequence genome contains these proteins:
- the LOC121254637 gene encoding coatomer subunit beta-1 codes for MEKSCTLLVHFDKGTPAIANEIKEALEGNDVPAKIDAMKKAIMLLLNGETLPQLFITIVRYVLPSEDHTVQKLLLLYLELIDKTDAKGKVLPEMILICQNLRNNLQHPNEYIRGVTLRFLCRLNETEIIEPLIPSVLQNLEHRHPYIRRNTILAVMSIYKLPQGEQLLVDAPDMIEKVLSTEQDQSAKRNAFLMLFTCAQDRAISYLLTHVDRVSEWGESLQMVVLELIRKVCRTNRGEKGKYIKIIISLLNATSTAVIYECASTLVSLSSAPTAIRAAANTYCQLLLSQSDNNVKLIVLDRLNELKSSHRDIMVDMIMDVLRALSSPNLDIRRKTIDIVLELITPRNINEVVLTLKKEVVKTQSGELEKNGEYRQMLIQAIHSCAIKFPEVASTVVHLLMDFLGDSNVGSAVDVVVFVREIIETNPKLRVSIITRLLDTFYQIRSARVCAGALWIIGEYCLSLSEVGSGIATIKQCLGELPFYSVSEEEEATDSSKKDQQVNSITISSKRPAILADGTYATQSAASENAFSLPTLVQGSLASGNLRSLLLTGDFFLGAVVAYTLTKLVLRLEEVQPSKVEVNRASTQALLIMVSMLQLGQSPVLPHPIDNDSYDRIVLCIRLLFNTGDEIRKIWLQSCRLSFVKMLSEKQLREIEELKAKAQISHAQPDDLIDFYHLKSRKGMSQLELEDEVQDDLKRATGEFVKDGDDANKLNRILQLTGFSDPVYAEAYVTVHHYDIVLDVTVINRTKDTLQNLCLELATMGDLKLVERPQNYTLAPESSKQIKANIKVSSTETGVIFGNIVYETSNVHERTVVVLNDIHIDIMDYISPAVCSDTAFRTMWAEFEWENKVAVNTVIQDEKEFLDHIIKSTNMKCLTAPSALDGECGFLAANLYAKSVFGEDALVNVSIEKQTDGKLSGYIRIRSKTQGIALSLGDKITLKQKGAS; via the exons ATGGAGAAATCTTGTACTCTGCTCGTTCACTTTGACAAAGGGACTCCTGCAATTGCAAATGAGATTAAGGAAGCTCTTGAAGGCAATGATGTGCCTGCCAAAATTGATGCGATGAAGAAAGCAATCATGCTTTTGTTGAATGGCGAAACACTACCTCAGCTTTTCATCACGATTGTCAGATATGTTTTACCCTCTGAGGACCATACAGTCCAAAAACTACTTCTGCTATATTTGGAGCTCATTGACAAAACTGATGCGAAGGGTAAGGTGTTACCTGAAATGATCTTGATATGCCAAAATTTGAGGAACAACCTTCAGCACCCGAATGAGTATATTCGTGGTGTAACTTTGAGGTTTCTTTGCCGGTTGAATGAGACTGAAATAATTGAGCCGTTAATCCCTTCTGTTTTGCAAAATCTGGAGCACAGGCATCCATATATTAGAAGGAATACTATATTGGCTGTGATGTCAATATATAAGCTTCCACAGGGTGAGCAACTTCTGGTCGATGCACCTGATATGATTGAGAAGGTTCTTTCAACGGAGCAGGACCAATCAGCTAAGCGGAATGCGTTTCTCATGCTCTTTACATGTGCTCAGGATCGTGCGATTAGTTACCTTTTGACTCATGTTGACAGGGTCTCTGAATGGGGTGAATCGCTTCAGATGGTTGTCTTGGAGCTGATCCGAAAGGTGTGCAGAACAAATCGAGGCGAGAAGGGGAAGtacattaaaattattatatcctTACTGAATGCAACTTCAACTGCAGTTATCTATGAATGTGCGAGCACACTTGTTTCTCTGTCATCTGCTCCTACTGCTATTAGAGCTGCTGCAAACACTTACTGTCAACTGCTTCTTTCTCAAAGCGACAACAATGTGAAGCTTATTGTGCTTGACCGGCTGAATGAACTCAAGTCTTCTCATAGGGATATTATGGTTGACATGATCATGGATGTGCTTAGGGCACTTTCTAGCCCTAATCTTGACATTCGGAGGAAGACGATTGACATTGTTCTTGAACTTATCACTCCACGGAACATCAATGAGGTTGTTCTTACTTTGAAGAAGGAAGTTGTTAAAACTCAGAGTGGAGAGCTTGAGAAGAATGGTGAATACAGGCAGATGCTTATTCAAGCCATTCATTCCTGTGCAATTAAGTTCCCAGAAGTTGCAAGCACAGTGGTGCACCTATTAATGGATTTCTTGGGTGACAGTAATGTTGGGTCAGCTGTTgatgttgttgtttttgttcGGGAGATAATTGAAACCAACCCTAAACTTAGGGTTTCGATAATAACAAGGCTATTGGACACTTTCTACCAGATCCGATCTGCACGTGTGTGTGCTGGTGCTCTTTGGATCATTGGAGAGTATTGCCTATCACTTTCTGAAGTTGGGAGTGGCATTGCAACCATTAAACAGTGTCTTGGAGAGTTACCTTTTTACTCAGTttcagaagaagaggaagctaCTGATTCTTCAAAGAAGGATCAGCAAGTTAACTCCATTACTATTTCTTCAAAAAGACCAGCTATTCTTGCTGATGGCACCTATGCTACACAGAGTGCTGCCTCTGAAAATGCTTTTTCCCTTCCTACCCTTGTTCAAGGATCCTTGGCATCTGGGAATCTTAGATCCCTGCTTCTCACTGGTGACTTTTTCCTCGGGGCAGTTGTGGCCTACACTTTGACCAAGCTTGTTCTGAGGTTGGAAGAGGTACAGCCTTCTAAAGTTGAAGTGAATAGGGCATCTACACAAGCACTGTTGATCATGGTTTCTATGCTGCAATTAGGACAATCTCCTGTTCTTCCACACCCAATTGACAACGATTCTTATGATAGGATTGTCCTATGTATAAGATTGCTATTTAATACTGGTGACGAGATAAGGAAAATATGGTTGCAATCTTGTCGTCTTAGTTTTGTTAAAATGCTTTCAGAAAAACAACTTCGCGAAATAGAGGAATTAAAGGCAAAGGCTCAGATATCTCATGCACAACCAGATGACCTGATTGATTTCTACCATTTAAAGAGCAGGAAG GGTATGAGCCAACTGGAACTAGAAGATGAGGTCCAAGATGATTTAAAGCGTGCAACTGGGGAGTTTGTAAAGGATGGGGATGATGCGAATAAGCTTAACCGCATTCTTCAACTGACTGGATTTAGTGATCCAGTGTATGCTGAAGCTTATGTGACTGTTCATCATTATGACATAGTCCTTGATGTTACAGTTATCAATCGAACTAAGGATACCTTACAGAATTTGTGTCTGGAGCTGGCAACTATGGGAGATCTTAAACTTGTTGAACGCCCTCAGAATTATACACTAGCTCCTGAATCAAGCAAACAAATAAAGGCCAATATCAAGGTTTCCTCTACTGAGACGGGAGTCATATTCGGGAACATTGTTTATGAGACTTCTAATGTACATGAGCGAACAGTGGTTGTGCTGAATGACATTCATATAGACATCATGGACTACATCTCTCCGGCAGTTTGTAGTGACACAGCTTTTAGAACCATGTGGGCAGAGTTTGAGTGGGAAAACAAG GTTGCTGTCAACACTGTAATTCAAGATGAGAAGGAATTCCTTGACCATATTATCAAATCAACCAACATGAAGTGCCTTACTGCACC GTCAGCGCTAGATGGCGAGTGTGGATTCCTGGCAGCCAACTTGTACGCAAAGAGTGTATTTGGGGAGGATGCTCTGGTGAATGTCAGCATAGAGAAACAGACTGATGGTAAGCTGAGTGGGTACATCAGGATAAGGAGCAAGACCCAAGGAATCGCTCTTAGTTTGGGCGACAAGATCACCCTCAAGCAGAAGGGTGCAAGCTAA